The following coding sequences are from one Capsicum annuum cultivar UCD-10X-F1 chromosome 3, UCD10Xv1.1, whole genome shotgun sequence window:
- the LOC107864322 gene encoding adenosylhomocysteinase → MALLVEKTTSGREYKVKDMSQADFGRLEIELAEVEMPGLMACRTEFGPSQPFKGAKITGSLHMTIQTAVLIETLTALGAEVRWCSCNIFSTQDHAAAAIARDSAAVFAWKGETLQEYWWCTERALDWGPGGGPDLIVDDGGDATLLIHEGVKAEEEFAKNGTVPDPSSTDNVEFQLVLGIIKESLKVDPLRYTKMKERLVGVSEETTTGVKRLYQMQANGTLLFPAINVNDSVTKSKFDNLYGCRHSLPDGLMRATDVMIAGKVAFIAGYGDVGKGCAAAMKQAGARVIVSEIDPICALQATMEGLQVLPLEDIVSDVDIFVTTTGNKDIIMVDHMRKMKNNAIVCNIGHFDNEIDMHGLETFPGVKRITIKPQTDRWVFPDTNSGIIVLAEGRLMNLGCATGHPSFVMSCSFTNQVIAQLELWNEKSSGKYEKKVYVLPKHLDEKVAALHLGKLGAKLTKLTKEQADYISVPVEGPYKPAHYRY, encoded by the exons ATGGCTCTCCTTGTTGAGAAGACAACCTCTGGGCGTGAGTACAAGGTCAAGGACATGTCTCAGGCTGACTTCGGCAGGCTCGAAATCGAGCTTGCCGAAGTCGAAATGCCTGGTCTTATGGCTTGTCGTACTGAATTTGGACCTTCACAGCCTTTTAAAGGTGCTAAGATTACTGGATCTCTGCACATGACCATTCAAACCGCTGTGCTTATTGAGACTCTTACTGCTCTTGGTGCTGAAGTTAGATGGTGTTCTTGTAACATCTTCTCCACCCAAGATCACGCCGCGGCTGCCATAGCCAGGGATAGCGCAGCGGTGTTTGCTTGGAAGGGTGAGACTCTGCAGGAGTATTGGTGGTGTACGGAGAGGGCACTTGATTGGGGTCCAGGTGGTGGACCTGATTTgattgttgatgatggtggtgatgcTACGCTGTTGATTCACGAGGGTGTTAAGGCGGAAGAGGAGTTTGCCAAGAATGGGACTGTGCCCGATCCAAGTTCTACTGACAATGTTGAGTTTCAGCTTGTGCTTGGGATTATCAAGGAGAGTTTGAAGGTTGATCCTTTGCGGTATACTAAGATGAAGGAGAGGCTTGTTGGTGTTTCTGAGGAGACAACTACTGGTGTTAAGAGGCTTTATCAGATGCAGGCCAATGGAACCTTGCTTTTTCCTGCTATTAATGTTAATGACTCTGTTACCAAGAGCAAG TTTGACAACTTGTATGGATGCCGCCACTCACTCCCTGATGGTCTCATGAGGGCGACTGATGTTATGATTGCTGGAAAGGTTGCCTTTATTGCTGGTTATGGAGATGTCGGCAAGGGATGTGCTGCTGCCATGAAACAAGCAGGTGCCCGCGTGATTGTTTCTGAGATTGACCCAATCTGTGCTCTCCAGGCTACCATGGAAGGCCTCCAGGTTCTTCCTCTTGAGGACATTGTTTCTGATGTTGATATCTTTGTGACCACCACCGGTAACAAGGACATCATCATGGTTGACCATATGAGGAAGATGAAGAACAACGCCATTGTCTGCAACATTGGTCACTTTGACAATGAAATCGATATGCATGGTCTTGAGACCTTCCCTGGTGTGAAGAGGATCACGATCAAGCCTCAGACTGACAGGTGGGTTTTCCCAGACACCAACAGTGGTATCATTGTCTTGGCCGAGGGTCGTCTCATGAACTTGGGATGTGCCACGGGACACCCCAGTTTTGTGATGTCCTGCTCTTTCACCAACCAAGTCATTGCCCAGCTCGAGTTGTGGAATGAGAAGAGCAGTGGCAAATACGAGAAGAAGGTGTATGTCTTGCCAAAGCACCTCGACGAGAAGGTTGCTGCCCTTCACCTTGGAAAGCTCGGAGCTAAGCTCACCAAACTTACCAAGGAACAAGCTGATTACATTAGCGTACCAGTTGAGGGTCCTTACAAGCCAGCTCACTACAGGTACTGA